In Gadus chalcogrammus isolate NIFS_2021 chromosome 1, NIFS_Gcha_1.0, whole genome shotgun sequence, the sequence cgggttcttcccgctacttcctgcttgttgcgatgcaagatgacccgctttccatgcagtatcgtcagaggccgagtcgcgtcacagtgcttaaatttgcatacgcgattgttacgtcccccgttaggggaaggggtggcaacaaaaaaccagatgtctttggttaactggaagttgtttatttgtttatttagcccagagcatgggataagttcccgtgtagcaattaacaagaacctcgatcaaccaacaaataaccattcgaagacccaatatggcaagcttcatatccaaggccagctgccgtggatgttgagctcgcccgtgctttatcctcccggatcctcggccctccgatgcagcagccaatcacgtccggggacaggcacatcaaaattaacataatggtcaacaaatcacacgcggggaaaaacacatgatcattagcatgagcatcgacaaactgaggattttactcatgagggcggggtgtcaatcagcaaccgtacagcgatctgattggatgacggatccgtcgctgccaaaaagttgaacatttttcaactttctgacggagccgaaggctccaacggaaggtacggatccacaatgcattgcgcgtccgtccccattaaagtcaatggggatcacgcaacggacgcatgtagtgggcacggggcgtaacgcctcgtgcccactgcaccgtcagtcaacggacgtgggaaggcgtggctgacggatgggggagtagtctttgcagatgcatccgtcagccaatcaaatcggttcgccgggttcttcccgcttcttcctgcttgttgcgaggcaagaagacccgctttcccgctttccagtatcgtcagagcccgagtcgcgtcacagtgcttaaatttgcatacgcgatctgattggatgacggatccgtcgctgccgaaaaagttgaacatttttcaactttctgacggtggcgaacgctccaactgaacggacggatccacaatgcattgcgcgtccgtccccatgcaaagtcaatgggcaacggacaactgacggaggcagtgggcacggggcgtaagacTGTTGAACTGCTAAACACCTTCTGATTACACACCTTTTAACTTCAACATACATATTTGTATAAGTTACAAATATGTTGTATCTTAGcatgtctttatttatattaatagcttatttttaataaaaccaATTCTAGGGTATAGGTAGCCCACTGAGAGCTGGATTTACTGGACTTTGTTTAccatgtataggcctacatgttaaaGAACAATTAAAGCATCCTTGATTCTTCATCATATTCATAAAAATTTGGAGGACCGGTAGTCAATTTGAATGCCTTTATTTTAAGATGCATCATTTTTAAACAAAGGATGTGGCTGTTTTTCAAGATGGTCTATTTTTCACATTCACAACAATTAAATCAACAGCAATGAAATGCTTGAGTCAGAGGCTCCCTTCAACAAGGCATTAATATAAAAACTACAATTTATTAGAGAAACACAAGAATAGTCCCCTAAGAattcaataaacacaaaagtaGTGCAAATCACAGTGCATGCAGTGCTTAATTGACAGTGGTTTAGTTGCATATTGATCGATTGTGTGTCAATTTGTTGGAGGAAATAACATGACTCTTATAGCCTTAATAATAAAATAGGTAGCAACATTTTTAGTAGTTGCTAACAATTGGTAGCAAATATTTCACGGCCCAGATGTTGCTAACGGGTCCACGGACCAGGAGTTGGGAATCGCTGCATAGGATACAGCAGGATGCGATTCCCCCCTCAGCAGTAGGGGGCGCTCATCATGTCTACCTGGTTCTCAGCCTTCAGAGAACTGGAGAACAAGACCCTGTGACGTGTGAGCCGGTGAACCCCGTCAACATGGCGGCCTGCTTGGACGTCATTGTGGAAAAGTTGGTGTCACTTTGGAGGATATCGGCGGTGCGACAAAACATCCATTGGTTCTTCCTGGTTGTTTCGATCCTGGGCTCTGTTCTCAAAGAGTTCCAGCTCGTTCCTCCCTCGTATTTCAGCGGGCCCAAAACCTTCCTGAACGTGTGAGTAGAGGAGCTGTGATGCTAACAAGCTAAGCTTACTGTTGAACCAAATGTCATTCATCTTATCTTAGTGTTTGGATCGGTAGTGCAAATATGAAATAGTGACTCTTTGTTGCTAAAATTAGTATTCGATGACAGCATGATTTAGTGCCGCACAAACCCATCTGCTGTAGGACTATGTAGTATGGTAGAGAGAAATTCGGACTAGTATACAGACTATCTATTTGCACTAGAATCAACCGTGGTTGGTACCAATACCACTGGAATTTCTCGTTGTGATCAatgctgctacttatttttacatattaatatttttacttatctttatttacttatattgtatttttgctgctatgtggctgttgaggaagAAAGCCTAAGAActttactcttgtgtacttgtacaataagaCGTAATAATAGGGATTCTGGTTCTGATTAAGTGGTACTCAGGGGGAGCCTTGTGTCCTCAGGTACCTGGTGAAGGTAGGCTGGGGAtggactctgctgctgctgacgcCCTTCCTGCTGCTCTCCAACTCTGCCCTGAACCGGGATGTGGCCTTTCTGCTCCGACGGGTGCTCTCACTGGTCACAGCGACGGCCTGTTGGTTTGTCTTCACTGAGACATTCCTCTACATAGAAAATGTCACCGGCTCGTGTTTTGCCACGGCTGCCCTGGACGTCAGCCACAAAGACCTCACGTCAAAGACCTCCTGTGTGAGGGCCGGCCTTCACTGGCACGGCTTCGACGTCTCGGGACactccttcctgctcctctactcctctctcttcatcatGGAGGAGACGGCACCCATGGCTCACCTGAAGACAGCCAGTCTGTCCACCCTACCCAGAGTAGTCGTCCAGCTGTTGTACATCGCCCTGAACGTACTCGTAGTGGTTTGGATATTCATGTTTGCGTGTACCTCTGTGTACTTCCACGACCCGTCTCAGAAGTTGGTGGGGAGCCTCTGTGCCATACTGGCCTGGCATGGGACTTATAGGGTGTGGTATCTTAGGCCATGgtcccctggtctccccccGCTCCGCCAGCTCAAACCACAGAAACAACGAGCCTAGTCCTCCTGGTTGACCAGTCCTCCTGGTTGACCAGGCTTACTGTTGGACCAGGCTTACTGGTTGACCAGGCTGTGTAAAGTGTTGTGTAGGTGAAGGCCACAGTCCTGCAGCCCCTGTGGTGGTCAGCACTGTTCCTAAAAGGACCATTTTAGAATAATGCCAAGAAAATTCATTAATATGCAATaatctttatttgtattttgctTATAAAGGTGTGTGTACGGCAGATGAAATAGTCCTAGTAggctagtatatatatatatatatacatatatatatatatatatatatattttttttttttttgaaagatCTGACTTTAAACAGGTAATTGAGAAGCAGGACTATGCTTCTTATAAACCCTTCATGCTTGGACATTAAGCTCCTATCACTATTTTGTTCAATGGTTAAATTAACTTTTGGTCTTCTTGCTGTTTTGTTGTACAAAACCTGTGTTCAAACtcaagtgttttatttttcaagATCAGCactaatttttatttatttcttaccaAACATGGTATGTGTCATGTAATAAGCCTAGCCGATCCGAAATACAAGATGCAACAAACTAAACTAGCTCATTCAGTTTGGTCCTATTCAAGCCTGCCATACATTCGCCTGTTCCTAAGGAATAGACCATTACGCTTTGTAGTGGGCATGTTTATGGATGAAATAATGACATTACTAAATGGGGTCTGGTGGTCGGAGGTTCTTTCTTGTTTCATTTCATGACACATATTTTTCCACAAAACGATGGTAGTTGCATTTGAGAGATCTGCAATACCCAAACAATCCAAAGCGGTCAAGCTTAAGCGTGTGATGAGTCACGTCTCattaaagtaaataaagatatCAGATTACATTTTCATCATTTAATTTTGGTTTTTGATGGCAACTGAAAATGTTAAGGCTCATGAACAAAACATCATAAAAAGCACCATAAATTAAtgcatatttataaatataaaaaaataaaagtaaaagataaaaaaatactaTTGTGAGATAGAATGGCCAAAAGTAACACCACATTTTTTGTATATGTGATCCATGAAACAGACGTCCAATCCTTAGGCAAGCTGATTTAAGAAGCACTAAACATCTCCCACCTAACCTACCATCATAAAGAACAAACTGCTCACAATTAAAGGCTGGTTATGTATTGAAATATTCTGTTTCTGTCATTTCTGTAAAGGTCCTTTTGAAGACTAAGTATATTTGGCTGTTCCCAAAGCCAAGATTATGGAAGGCATGGTAAAAATGGGACAAAAATCCTGGATCATTTGGGGTGATACATGGAAGGTCACGTCCAATCGGGCTTGTGAGCCTATTTAAAGGAGTCGTATTATACTacatggatagatgagcaacgtttactttaGTCCATTGGGTTGgttggtagactgatctatccagcacagatctaggtggacacgcccactagtgatgttcatatggggcagatttatCGAAacagcttgtaaggctaatcacactcacacctggtggtataatatgtctcctttaagattTTTTTACACCATATTTCCCTATCATTTCTTACATGCATATCAAATTATGTCTATAAAATATTGTTCTAAAACATGTGTCGTTTGTGGTTATACATTGTGTTATACATTGACGATTATACCAAGCATTTGTTGTGGTAAAATCTCTAGTCCTGTATGacctgaaaaaacaaacaactgtCTTTAAGAGGGGCTTTGATTAACCTTTTGATAAACCCAAGGGGACATTGGGGTGATCAAGGGGGGTCATGGTGAAACTTTTAGAATTGAGTGTTCTTACATTACATGAAGTTTGAGTTGACTTCTCCCTCTTAAACCACACCATGTACACGGTGTCTCCCTCCCAGGTGGCTGTGTACTGTAGCTTCGTGTTTGTAGCCATGAGAGCAGCTTGTTGGGAGCTCAGTTGTTGTTTTCAAGTCTCCAGTCATAAGAGGTCAGGTTCCTGAACAGGTGTCTTCATGAATCAATGTAAAACCATTCCGAAATAATCAAGAACCCAAATATTGTTTCATAACTGGAGATCTGATAGCTTTCGTAAAGCAAGTCAAAGTCCCTGCATCAATGAAGTGCTGATCCAATAAGCTGGCTCCCACCAGGCGGGGGGCGTCGGGAAGTGTTTATCATCTTTTAGTCATTTTAACCCTCGGACAAATCTTATTTTCTTCAATGCTCATAACAATGTACAGATCATTTCTAGATGAAACAggcaaaataaaaatgaaacgaTGCTATTACAACCTTAATGATTTGAACCCCATGCCCTCGCCCTCGGTGACCGCTGCCTCCCTGCTGACCGGGCCGGGCCTaaaccagccccccccagcgGCCTGTCGCTGCCCCTGGGCCATGGGTGTCAATGTGCTCCTTCAGAGGAAAGGGGACCTCTGAGGGGGGGTGCGtgtggttgggtgggggggggtttttTGAATTGTCGGCGGTGTACAAAGTGTGAATGACTCAGTCCGTTAGCTCCACTGGCAGTTTCTGGCAAGGCTTTTAGAAGCTTCTCAACATGGAGGTCTCCTGGCATTAGACCTGTCGAATCTCAACCAGGTAGAGGATTACTAGTGGCCTACCGGGCCTATAGGGTGTGCACAAATAAGCAGTCACTATGGTCGAAGAGTATAGTGGCATGCTACGGTCAAATCAAACCAGTCATCAATCTTAGTTTGATCTGTGATTAAACCCCGTTATATTTTGTTTGAGCTTTCTTATGTATTAAGATCATGACGTTTATCATTTGAGTATAACTGGACATAATGGCATGCCTCCATCAAGCTATAAGAGGCCTCATCCGTCGTCAGCCATGAGACCGCTAGGTCGCCAGAAATATACGGAGGCCACGGCGCTGGAACCTGCAAAATGTGCTGTGGTTGATTCCTTCTTGTGGAATGTTCTTTATATTCTTAGTTCCCCCAGATACGTAATAGTGTTCTCTATATAGATTCATAGGTTTCCTGCAGTCGTGAAACCTTACAGAAAAAGTTGAAacatcacacaaatacacagacgtTAAAACACAAGAAGAGGGCATTCACTacatatatttcttttttaaaaaccAATAGGCAAAGTAGCCCATCCCTCCGAGGGAGCCCATGAGGAAGGAGGCCCCGAAGAAAGATGGCGGCTTCTTCTTCACCATGCGGAAGGCGTTGGGCAGCACGGCAGACAGCAGCGTGCTGTGGATGTCTCCCAGCACCTTGCGGAACGCATAGCGTTTCTGCACGCGCAAAAAATAGGACTGGAGGTTTGCCCGGCTGCCGTCCTCCCAGTATTTTTTCGAAAGTCCCAAGAACTTGAGCCTGTGCAACAAGGCTCCCAGGCAAATATCTGCTAGCGTAAATTCAGGTCCACACAGCCACAACTCACACTTCTCCCCTGAGAAGAGACGAAAACAAGTGGGGGTGAGTatacaaaacattaaaaaatatatatccatTTATTTGACAGTTATTCATGCATGTTGGTATTTTTCAAAAAGTACAGATATAACAAATGCTGGATCGAGATGGAGATTGTAATTTGAAAAGATGTATTTCATACCTTGATACTCCAGGTTCCTCTTCTCCAGTTCAGCTTCCACTTGATCTAGAACCATGATCAACTCTCCCAGAATTTTCTTCAGGTTATTCACATTATCGTGTTCCAAGATTTTGGCCTGTCAGGATAATACAGTAAACTAACCGTTAAGAACAACTCTGATAAGCATTCCTGTAATGAGGAGCCTCAACCATATGCAGCTCCATTGTGACGTGTCCCTGGTACATATTAACCTACATCGGTACGTATGAACCTACATATACCTACATCTGTATTGACCTACATCTATCTACACTGGTATGTATCAACCTACATCTACCTACATCTGTATTAACCTACATCAACCTACATCGGTGCGTATTAACCTACATCTACCTACATCTGTTTTAACCTACATCTACCTACATCGGTAAGTATTAACCTACATCTACCTACATCGGTACGTATTAACCTACATCGACCTACACCTGTTTTAACCAACCTCTACCTACATTTGGTACGTATTTACCTACATCGGTACATATTAACCTATATTAATACGTATTGACCTCCATCGATACGTATTACCTACATCGGTACGTATTAACCTACATCAATACGTATTAACCTACCTCGATACGTATTAACTTACATCAATACTAACGACGTAACTACATCGATATGTATTAACACTACATCGTACGTATGTACCGACCTCTACCTACATCGGTACGTATTAACCTACATCGGTACGTATTAACCTACATCGATACGTTTTAACCTACATCGGTACGTATTAACCTACATCGATACGTTTTAACCTACATCGGTACGTTTTAACCAACCTCTACCTACATTTGGTACGTATTTACCTACATCGGTACATATTAACCTATATTAATACGTATTGACCTCCATCGATACGTATTTACCTACATCGGTACGTATTAACCTACATCAATACGTATTAACCTACATCGATACGTATTAACTTACATCAATACGTAACTACGTAACTACATCGATATGTATTAACCTACATCGGTACGTATTAACCGACCTCTACCTACATCGGTACGTATTAACCTACATCGATACGTATTAACCTACATCGATATGTATTAACCTACATCGGTACGTATTAACCGACCTCTACCTACATCGGTACGTATTAACCTACATCGATACGTATTAACCTACATCGGTACGTATTAAACTACCTCTACCTACGTCTgtattgaactagcaaccttccggttaccagtcaacccgcagtgcctcctgagctaagccaaccccATCGCCTACATCCGTAGGTATTAACCTACGGATGTAGGTAGATAATTGGTAGGCATTAACGTACATCCGTGTCAGTCCTCACCATGAGCTTCTTCTGCTTGGAGAGGTATGGTTCTGTCAGCTGAGGTTCTTCGTGGTCCAATTTCATCAGCTCAGACGCAGCGTTTGCCAGGTGTcctgacaaacacacgcacacacgcacgcacgcacgcacgcacacaccacacacgccgcacgcagcacacagacacacacacaaaaacacacacacacacaccaccacacacacacacacacacacacacacacacacacacacacacacacacacacacacacacacaataccaacatgaacacacattgTCGGATGCATGGAGAATCATATAAGTGTTCTGACAATGCCTAAGAAATAATCAAAATCAAAAATTTCACAGAAATAAATCTGTTTCAGAGGCACTTATTATATGCACAAATTAGATTACAGTTACTGTAGATATGGTAGTGAAGTGTTCCACTGACATTCTTGAATACCAAATGTACAATGTGCTCTCTAGAGTATGGCCCATACATCACCATTCAGAACATACTCTTATACTATTGCATTCTAATACAAAACTCAACATAGTGTATTCTAAACACTCTtagacacaatcacaaagtttGAAGTTTGAGGAGAGTGCAGccataaaataattaaagaaaCTACATTTTTGAATACAAATCCCAAGTCAAGTTAAGGGAAGTTGAGTTGTCGGTGCAACACTGGCTCTACTCACTCCGGATCTCTGCGGTGGCGTACTTGGGGATCATGGAGTCGGTGGTGAGCTCGGGGTGCAGAATGCACCCGTGGGTGTACGCGTCCATGGGCAGGCCGTCCAGGAGCTGGCGGTACTGCTGCACGCGCTCGTGGGCCGGGGAGTCGGCCTCCGGGATCAGCGGAGCCACTGCCTCTGAGGCCAGggaacacccccacacacacttacagcaGGACCACAcggccccacacacacttagagcacacacagcacacttgCAGCAGGACCCTTCTACCATGGCCATCAAGTCTACTTCCTTTTTTGATTATAGTGTCAACCTGACATAGTGCTCGCACTTGGATAGGTAAATGAGCGATAAGTTGAACGATTTAAAAAAAGACTCAATGAAGCACAGGCAGAGTCCCTCTCAGGCAGAAGCACCGCCTCTTCCCGTGATGTCATCACGGAGCCCCTGGAGTTCCTAGGCAACCTTCATGAGGGCTCCGGAATAAGACAATTCTGCCTGCGACAGCCCACCAGCACTGTGCATAACACCTTTCACAGACATCCTCTCTTCCTTTGTAACCCTATCAGCGTATCCAGACACTGCAGCACACCTGGTGTTCAACCTACCACCAtcctcccatgtgaccccccttcTCCGTGAACTCCACTGGCTCACTTCACTGCAGTAGCTCACATCAGATTCAAGATGATGGTACTGGCCTAGAAGTTCCTTTCAACGGAACTGCCCCAGCCTACCTCCAAGCGTTGGTCAAATCACACACCTCAGCTCAAGCGCTCCGCTCAACTTCCTGTCCGTTAATGCCTGGTACCGTCATCGCTAAGAGGAACCAAAGGTCCAACAACAAAATCCCAATTCTTATCTGTTTTCGCACTGCAATGgaggaacgagctccctgccgacaTCAGGACCGCAGAGACTGTCACCAGCCTCCgcaagagactcaagactcacctgctcagagttcacctggactctgaacaagagactcaagactcacctgttcagagttcacctggactctgaacaagagactcaagactcacctgctttgagttcacctggactctgcatagcctgtCCCCTTACCCCCCAGCGCCCATTCTCCTCCCTTACCCTCCTAAAAAcacccctcttacacacttatttAAAATTATTAATACTTATATGTTGTACGCCCTAGAACTTAAAAATTGAGGACTGAGACCCATGTCTTCGGTCAAAAGAAATCAGAGACAAAACAGATTTTTTGCTTTTACCTGCTATTTATAGTAAGTCATACTGCTGGTAAAAGGTGTTGAAGGTGAATGCCGTCCAGACTGAGCCAATATTTAAGTTGAGCTGCATGTTGGACCATTACAGCTCAGTCTCATTCAGCTCTATCTCAGACCTTCACCTCTTCAAGGGGAGAACAGGTGGAGcccatggacagagagggagacggcgGGCTGCTCATGGCCCCTCATCCCAGggtcggaggaggaggccatCTTAAGGGCAGGGCTGCTACGCCACCAGGCCATCTTCCAGCACGCCCTGTGCATAGCCTGCAGGCAGAGAGCCGTTCCTATAGCGCGTAACGGGGGGGAACGGCCCCACTGGTGTCCAGTCCACCAACAGCAGGTAGCTGAACCCTCATCATGTTGATCAGTAAAGATCATTTCTACTTCCTATTGTGAAACCCCCAACGTCACATGTCCACAAATCATAACAaagcacatttaataaaggagatggatacatcttttttttatgtgtaaTCTTTGGGAAAATGGCCCTCAACAACTTCTAAACTCCACGTAGAGGCAGGACTGGTCGGGTCTGGACTGGTCATGCATTCGGCCGAACGGCCAAAGCCTCCTAGCCTGCACGTTGGTAGTCCACAGGCCAGATGTCGTTAGGGACTTGAACGCTGGAGAAGTACATCCTCAAGTCAAAGCTATAGTCCCAATGCCGGTTAGAAGCACCTCCAGCACGAGGTCTGGTTCCAGAAGTAACACAAGCTTTTGAAGGACATTACAAtgtcctatttttttttatttatagctTCTTCTGTGGTTTCTGCAATCACAGTAGTTTCAGAAAGAGCATAAGAGAACTTTCTGATGTTCCCTCTCAGCCGGGTGTCCTCTATGGTGCACAAGGGGCAGTTCTACACAAACTAGGGCCCCACCACACACCTCACCGAGGTCCCCCCTACACTCCACTAAGAGGAAGAGGGTCTTCATCTATGGGCCATCATTCCCAGTCCACCCTACACTCCACTAAGGGGAAGAGGGTCTTCATCTATGGGCCATCATTCCCAGCGTTCCTCGGGGCATTCCGGGATCCCTGGAGAATATATGGGACATTACGTAAAGCCCCGACTATCAGGCACGATGTCATGACTACACACGCAACACAGCCCCCTCCATGGGCTGCACCATGAGTCTATCAAGTGTCACGCCACCACTGGCGTTCAGTTCTCCTCTGGATATCAAGGCATCGGAAACACAAACGCAATAAAACACCTAATACTGTTGTACTACAGCACGAGGACAAGAGAGACCCTTATCTCACAATCTTTGTCCACAGGAGAGAGAAGCACACTCGTCAGCACGTTGCCACTGTACCTCCTGCAAAGGTTTTCTCCATGTAGTTGATGATCTGGTTGTAGTCGCTGACGATGGTGTCCCCGTGGATGAAGACAggcacctcctcccccaggttCAGCCTCATGAACCAAGGCTCCTTGTGCTCCTGCAAGGGCAGACTCACGTCCCTCTCATCGCAGATCAGGCCCTTCTCATGGATGACTAGACGGACCTGACCCAAGGAGTGGAGAAAAGGAAGAAACCATCATGTGTGTTACAAGTGATTCTGAGGCTTTAATCAGGAGAGTATAGACCTACCTCCAGTTACCTACTCCAGGTGCTGAGTGCTGGTGTGGACGTTTGGGGCAAAGCACTACAAGTGTTTTAACAACCTATTAGTTAAAAATGAACTACACCGGTAGACTACAACGATAgactattttaaataaaagcaGAATTGAAGttgataaaatataattattgtcGGGTAAAATAGGGAGAAGCCGTTACAGGAATAATAATTCAGCAGGACCGCCCGACTAATATCAGGGCGAAGTCAGCTGTTGAGTCAGAGGGGGTCACAACAAGACGCCAGCCTCACAACATTCAGCACAATGTGGTTGCAGCCGTAAGTGACCAACAGACTCAGCCCAGGGGGGAGTGTGTTGGCGGGGGGGACACACCAGTCCTCGTTGGAGCACCCAGAACACATCGCTCCCACTACTCTGCTACTGTATGTACTACTAGAGTACTCACTCTAGAAGTACATACAGTACTGCGATAATACAGTACTTTGATTATTTAAAGTGAGGCATAGTCATATATAACATACAGTCCCAACACATTTATATGGAGattaactgaactgaactgaaaagGAACTGAAAGGAATTTGCAGCACTTCAGTAGGCTACATGTGGTTGTTAAGTCTCTGCATTACGGCCGGGGCTACAATTCATCCACAGACCCTCCAGTAATAAGAGATTATTTACTGTATTAGAACGATGTGACGGTCGGGATTCATCACAAGCAGCAAGGTAAGATAAATACAGGGAGGTCAAGCTACTGTGACCTTTGGGAAGAACACACATAAGGGGGAGATTTGTTTACATAATGGGATGATACATTTGAGTGAGATTTTACAGAAATGTAAAAAAGCACAATCACACCAAAAGCCCCAAAAAGATTACACTGCTGGCTTTCGACCTGACTGGGATAGTTACACAATTGATCCTTCATCACAGCCATGTTCAGACCACGTTGCCCCTGCTCATTCCttcacaacaaaacacaaaacctcAGTCGTTGTTTAGTTACATTTAGCAGCACAAAGGGAGATTAACAGCAtatctttaaaggtcccatggcatgaaaatctcactttatgaggttttctagcATAAATATTAGTTcccctgcctatggtccccaggtggctaaaacttgcgttcggtgtataatgagcactaggtatcctgcttgCCTGtgaaaaaaatggaagctcaagcgcgctgatttggaatgttgccccatatgtcgtcatgaGGGgccaagctcctcccctttctctgccttgtccgcccagagaattttgcccgccaatgagacaatgagctacgaccgtgtgagcgccacatgtgtgtgtgtgattacacacattaGTGTTGTTCACTCCTTTGTTATTTTGTCCGacgtgttatggcgcataacacgtcggactctcctctctggtatttccacaacgagactcgtagttggggttatctcagccatggttgagaagaaattgggggaaaggaaattCGGCTTTgcctccctgaagtacatgaaccaggACATGGAGGAGACAGGGATTGTTGCCCGAGATTGTCTCCcccttgagccccgcttcccactgcccgctgccgagggaccaccgcctcggcgctgtcCGCtgcccgctgagggaccaccggcCTCGGCGCTgtccgctgcccgctgccgagggaccaccgcctcggcgctgtccgctgcccgctgccgagggaccaccgcctcggcgctctccgctgcccgctgccgagggaccaccgcctcggcgctgtcCGCTGCCTGCTGCGAAGGcggcgaggctccggcgggagaaaaTCGCGGTCAACAACCACGGGCAACaattcctttctcctccatgtcgtctACCACAGATTGATGtcgacgtggaagaaccagagacgtcggagaacccaacgcagtcgtttgagatccATAATAtcttctggaggcgcacacaggccgtgataatatatatgatatgatatctatgtatgatatgatattatttagatatagagctccaggactcccaaatatttacagaacacggccaaaggctgtgtgcgtctcgccattgcgatacatccactgtaaacagagcgcatggtatcgtggctgcaagctgctcagggccacacccccaccctcctccttgacccgcctcgctcctcct encodes:
- the fitm2 gene encoding acyl-coenzyme A diphosphatase FITM2, with translation MAACLDVIVEKLVSLWRISAVRQNIHWFFLVVSILGSVLKEFQLVPPSYFSGPKTFLNVYLVKVGWGWTLLLLTPFLLLSNSALNRDVAFLLRRVLSLVTATACWFVFTETFLYIENVTGSCFATAALDVSHKDLTSKTSCVRAGLHWHGFDVSGHSFLLLYSSLFIMEETAPMAHLKTASLSTLPRVVVQLLYIALNVLVVVWIFMFACTSVYFHDPSQKLVGSLCAILAWHGTYRVWYLRPWSPGLPPLRQLKPQKQRA
- the gdap1l1 gene encoding ganglioside-induced differentiation-associated protein 1-like 1 isoform X2, whose product is MASSNNVTPTNCSWWPISAMEDEDGQIQDGEDSEERNAEPRPFSKDRLVLYHWTQSFSSQKVRLVIHEKGLICDERDVSLPLQEHKEPWFMRLNLGEEVPVFIHGDTIVSDYNQIINYMEKTFAGGHLANAASELMKLDHEEPQLTEPYLSKQKKLMAKILEHDNVNNLKKILGELIMVLDQVEAELEKRNLEYQGEKCELWLCGPEFTLADICLGALLHRLKFLGLSKKYWEDGSRANLQSYFLRVQKRYAFRKVLGDIHSTLLSAVLPNAFRMVKKKPPSFFGASFLMGSLGGMGYFAYWFLKKKYM
- the gdap1l1 gene encoding ganglioside-induced differentiation-associated protein 1-like 1 isoform X1; protein product: MASSNNVTPTNCSWWPISAMEDEDGQIQDGEDSEERNAEPRPFSKDRLVLYHWTQSFSSQKVRLVIHEKGLICDERDVSLPLQEHKEPWFMRLNLGEEVPVFIHGDTIVSDYNQIINYMEKTFAGEAVAPLIPEADSPAHERVQQYRQLLDGLPMDAYTHGCILHPELTTDSMIPKYATAEIRRHLANAASELMKLDHEEPQLTEPYLSKQKKLMAKILEHDNVNNLKKILGELIMVLDQVEAELEKRNLEYQGEKCELWLCGPEFTLADICLGALLHRLKFLGLSKKYWEDGSRANLQSYFLRVQKRYAFRKVLGDIHSTLLSAVLPNAFRMVKKKPPSFFGASFLMGSLGGMGYFAYWFLKKKYM
- the gdap1l1 gene encoding ganglioside-induced differentiation-associated protein 1-like 1 isoform X3 → MASSNNVTPTNCSWWPISAMEDEDGQIQDGEDSEERNAEPRPFSKDRLVLYHWTQSFSSQKVRLVIHEKGLICDERDVSLPLQEHKEPWFMRLNLGEEVPVFIHGDTIVSDYNQIINYMEKTFAGEAVAPLIPEADSPAHERVQQYRQLLDGLPMDAYTHGCILHPELTTDSMIPKYATAEIRREKCELWLCGPEFTLADICLGALLHRLKFLGLSKKYWEDGSRANLQSYFLRVQKRYAFRKVLGDIHSTLLSAVLPNAFRMVKKKPPSFFGASFLMGSLGGMGYFAYWFLKKKYM